A region of the Pseudomonadota bacterium genome:
CGTCGTGCGCATAAACTATAGTCAGTGCCTTATCTATGCGGTGAACATGAAAGATCAACTGGTTATAGGAACGCGCAGGAGCGTGCTCGCCCTCTGGCAGAGCAGTTTTATTAGGGAGGCGCTTCAGGCTGCCTTTCCCGGGCTCCGTATTGAGCTTAAGTATATTATCACCACCGGGGATAAAACCCAGGATAGTAACGCCAGCATCCCATCTATCGGGGGCAAGGGGCTCTTTACCGCGGAGCTGGAGGAGGCCCTAGTGCAGCAAGAGATCGACCTTGCGGTGCACTCCCTGAAGGACCTCCCCACAACCATGGCAGCGGAGTTCGTTTTAGGAGCGATTACTGCGCGTGGCCAGGTTGCAGATGTGCTGATCTCAAGCTCTGGAAAGCGCTTGTCAGAGCTTCCAGCCGGAGCAGTTATAGGGACCTCAAGCCTAAGGCGCTCCTCTCAGATTCTGAGGATGCGTCCCGATCTAGCCCCTCTTCTTATTCGCGGAAACGTAGATACCAGGATTAATAAGGTGCAGGCGCATGGGGGTAAGTACGACGCAATCGTGTTGGCACATGCCGGTATAGCTCGCCTTGGGCTAGAGAGCCAAATAACGCAGGTATTTACCGATGAGGAGATGCTTCCGGCGCCCGGTCAGGGAGCCCTCACTGTGGAGTGTCGCGCAAACGATAGCGAGCTTTTGCAGATGTTAACTAAGCTACACGATCCATTGACCGCAGCGGCGGTAACGGCGGAGCGCGCGTTTCTATCTGAGCTTGGTGCGGGATGTAACACCCCGGTAGCGGCGCACGCTGTGATAGAGACAAGGGGTGTCGCTCAATATGTTGTTTTTAAGGGTCGCTGCCTCTCACACGATGGGGGGAATGTTGTTGAGGTAATGGGAGAGGCGCTACTAGGAAGTGAGACTCAGCTCGGCGAAAGGATGGCGCACGAAGTTATGGCGCGTGGCTTTAAGAGACTATGTGCTGCTTAGATATAAGCTAGACGGCGGGCGCAATCAGGTATTACTCTATACCGT
Encoded here:
- the hemC gene encoding hydroxymethylbilane synthase — its product is MKDQLVIGTRRSVLALWQSSFIREALQAAFPGLRIELKYIITTGDKTQDSNASIPSIGGKGLFTAELEEALVQQEIDLAVHSLKDLPTTMAAEFVLGAITARGQVADVLISSSGKRLSELPAGAVIGTSSLRRSSQILRMRPDLAPLLIRGNVDTRINKVQAHGGKYDAIVLAHAGIARLGLESQITQVFTDEEMLPAPGQGALTVECRANDSELLQMLTKLHDPLTAAAVTAERAFLSELGAGCNTPVAAHAVIETRGVAQYVVFKGRCLSHDGGNVVEVMGEALLGSETQLGERMAHEVMARGFKRLCAA